aagattgaaaataaatttattctgTTTGATTTCTTGTATCAATATCTCATATATGAGAAAGAAAAGGTATACTATAATCACCCTATGTAATATATTGATCAACTTTCATGCACTTAAAGTCTCTCCAATTGGAATCTAGATTCTcccatttttttgtttgaattccCTATTTATCTAACATATGAGAATTAAATTGTATATCGTatcatcatttatattttttcaaacaacTTCTTTGCTGTGTTTGATTCCCTGCATATATCTCATATATgataagaaaattgtatatCGTATCACTCTCTGTATTCTTTCAGGCAACTTTCGTTCACTTCATTGCTTCTTCCTTTGCAACCTAGGTTCTTCCTTGAACTTCTTTATCGATATTTTCCCGTCAGCGCCATTTGTTTCGAATAAACTGTAGCTCCTTTGAAAGAGGAAATAAATTTGTTGCCCTTGATTCCCTGTATAAATATCTCAGTATTTTTTAACCCTCTCTATTTTTTTCGGGTATTTTCATCAACTTCATCGCCTTTTTCACTGCAATTGATACTCCTGTTAgcacaaaatatttcaaatgaacTATAACTCCTTTGAAATTGGAAATTAACTTATCGCGTCTGATTCCTTGTATGAAAATTTCACACAGAAGAAAGAAATCATATAACATCACTCTATGTAATCTTTTCGATAATATTAAATGAACGATTTTGATTTATGTAAAAATAACAGATTACGTATCTTCATATTTGAGTAAAACCGCGCAATTATATCACTATCGATGATAAATATGCACCAATTATAGTACACTTCTGTAAGAAAAACTCCAATTAGACTCTACAAAATttgaaagtaaaaatttaaggaatcccatagtgtaattcaataattacactctgtcccgacaaatttagtatttactaaaaatcccttaaaatttttgtggcgtgatactttagactctagtgatacatggtaaatgatacatggtaagtttaaactgttaagaaaaaaatggggaaaaaacgGTACATTTAAACTTGTTAACTAAAATAGCTTAATTTAcggtaacagatcattaatcaacattaaatcagcacgtaattgaatattaatttcaaattttgaaaatcaaatattatatcatctattttgaatacattttttatgaacaatctGTTAAACTTCGATACACAACAAATttatgtatcaatgcatcgtctaaaacactatacacacttgatggattcaaaatgtatcagcaagcacactatTCAAAATGTATCAGCAAACACTttatgtatcaatgcatcgtctaaaacactatacacactgattcaaaatgtatcagcaagcacacttgatggcgcaattattgaaattaatcactgatacatgataaaaaatttcaaaaacccttgatacataggaaatcatatgatacacatctaattcatgtatcaaaTCATAGACTAAACATTATAATCCACTTAGTACTTATGTATTAAACCTATTGTCTGatacatgataataattttcataattttttgatacatattggattccttaaaatttttactaatttcaacaacaattttaaaataagtataaaaatacAAACCCGAAACAATGTAGGCCTGACAACAATGTTTGCtgcttttttgttgttgttgtattttgacaaactttgattttgatgtttcgccagagtctttgtttgaatccttctgaagattcataggatcatgcaaagacttttttctattttctttccaattttcatcgtcggaatcatatatccttctattaattaacagatccattactatgatgtaatagaacaattaaccaaaacaaaaaagggaagaaaagaagaactgATGAtggattaaaaagaaaaagaagaaaccaataaaagatgctgggttaagaagaagaaagacgatgatggattaaggagaaaaacaagaaaccaataaaagatgctgggttaagaagaagaaagatgatGGAGAAAGAAGAAGTGAAGACGTGATGGAGTAAGAATAACAGTAAGAACGGGAGAGAAATTGTccagatttttgaaatttcaaattttttgaattttgaaattcaaaatttcaaaattgggtgttttaattaaaattaataattcaaaatccaaaaactgatttagaagattgagtgttttaatggagaaaaaataggcattataTTGGCTAATTGTGTAatataggagagagaatgttatgtatctatacacttctactaaaattaaaaaaaaaggaaattatgtaatatttaaaaaaaaaagggaaaattagagaatataaaacttatagttgtgtatttaagttatttttcctttaaataNcgtgtatttaagttatttttccaatTTGAAATTCTCAATTTGATGATGCTTTTGCACTTGGAATTTGGTGGGCCATTTTGCCGGGCTTTGAAGTCCCAAATATAGactcaaaaacccaaaacaggAAAAACGAGACTCTGAGGGGTAAACGAACAACATAGAAATAAGAAAtgattgaaatataaataacaatgaCAGATAGGAAGAAAGCAGTGTAACATAGAAGAAAACGCTCAAAGTTTCAACCGACCAAAAGTGGCTCTCTGGTTAGCCATCTTCTTGTTAATTCATcaatcttcttcttctgttAATTTCAAAGTTCAATTCCATTTCTAATTTCTTAATCGCTAAAGtacaattttttgatttttttttcatttgcaGAGAAACCCTAAATCCCTAATTATTAGATCGGTGATTTTAAAACCTGATCGGTCGATTTCGGGTTATTAACGGGTTTAGTAAGTTTAGATTGTGGAAGTTGGAATATTCAGGCAGCGTGTGACTTCGGAAATTCAGAAAAATGAGTGCAccgaagaaaaaaaatttccagataGAGGCATTTAAGCATCGGGTTGTTGTGGATCCGAAGTATGCTGAAAAAACTTGGAAGATCCTTGAACATGCGATTCATGAGATTTACAATCATAACGCCAGTGGTCTAAGTTTTGAAGAGCTCTACAGGTTTGCTTCTtcctttctttgttttttttttgtttaagatTTTCCTTTGGTGATGTTGCTACTTGTTATAAGTTGTTTTATTAGCGGAGAAGTAATTGTTTGTATTATGATGTTTGAGGGAGAATTGATAGCTGTTAAATTACTCAACACATAGGCACCCAAGGATGCGGTATAGTGGTCAATGTAGTAAGTCGAGAATCATGAGTTCTCAGGTTCCTAAACCCAGCAGAAGTGAAAACACTAGTAGATATATTTTCATCTGTCCTAGTTTCGTGGACATAGTAACTTGGTACCTGTTGGCTGTTGCTGGGCGAGGTTAATTTTGGTCTGATGACTGTATTAAGAGACTTGAAACTATAGGATAAATACTAGTATATGGATTATAACAAGTTAATTGGTAGTAGTCCATTTAGTCTATTTGTAGGTTGGTATATTAGAGAACCctaaataattgtttttttggatgtgcttttttatttaatacctCTTTGTTCCACCCGATCAGGCTCCTTTCCATGCTGACGAATGCAAGAGGAGGATTTGTGGTCACAATTTTGACCATAGTTTATTAAAATGTGAGTCACGGTTAGGTTGACATTGATGCAACATAAAAAGCTGATACCTCAGGCTGGTTTGTCAAATGTAGATGTTCTTATATTATCAGGAGGAAAAAAGTTACCTCATTCCACCTAAGTAAGTTAAATAGTTGTAGTTAATTTTGCGAGAATATTTTCATTTGAGGGGAAGGAAATGCAATATGATATAGAGATACTattatgtcggttagggaatgCAGTCCTTGTAGATTCACACGAAAAATCCCGCACAGAACGTTTATTGTTGAAGATTGAGCTTTAGaggtttttcttttaataagtGGACTAGATAACTTTGTAAAAGGTTCTTCTCTTCGTATTAGATTTCTGAATAGCGACGTGATAATTTATATGGAAGTATGCTCCTCTTTTAAGTACACATCTATGTCATTTAAGTGCAAGTATTAAGTTATTCCTTGCCCTTCTAAGTCCAAACTGTTCCTGTTTATTTGGTTAAGGTATATTATAGGTGGTATAGCACTTGTCGTCAAAAGATTTGTTAGCTTTTTTGCCAAATGTTTTCatgcataaaccacacaacttCCCAGTTGACATGAACAGATAGTTTCAATATATCACTTCACTTACCATTTATTGGGGAATGGGAGTTTAGATGTTGATACAATTACTTGCTTTAATCTTTTTCTTCTGTAATTGAGCTTAGTGACAAGTTCTATTGCTTGTATTTTAAGGAGGCAATCTGCCACCtttattttgatagttttttcttcttgaatatCCGTcttattacattgatgttctTATTATCTGAAATCTGAGCAGAAATGCATATAACATGGTACTACACAAATTTGGGGAGAAGCTCTATGCAGGACTTGTGTCAACTATGACAGCACATTTGAAGGAAATTGCAAAACATATTGAATCTACACAGGGAGGGTTGTTTCTTGAAGAATTGAATCGGATATGGGCAGAGCATAACAAGGCACTGCAAATGATTCGAgatatattgatgtatatggATAGAACTTTCATTCCTAGTACTCACAAAACACCTGTTCATGAGCTTGGTTTGAATTTATGGAGAGACAACGTCATCCACTCTAGCAAAATACACAAAAGGCTTCAGGACACACTTCTTGAACTAGTTCAGCGTGAGAGGACCGGTGAAGTGATAAACAGGGGTTTGATGAGGAACGTAATACAAATGCTAATGGATTTAGGGTCTTCAGTATACCAAGAAGACTTTGAAAAACCGTTTCTTGATGTCTCGGCTGATTTCTATCGGCTTGAGTCTCAGCAATACATTGAGTGCTGCGATTGTGGGGATTATCTGAAGAAAGCTGAGAAACGTCTCATGGAAGAGATTGAAAGAGTGTCCCACTATTTAGATACAAAAAGTGAACCCAAACTTACTAATGTTGTGGAGAAACAGATGATTGAAAGCCATATGCACAGGCTGGTTCATATGGAGAACTCGGGCTTAGTGAATATGATCGTAAATGACAAGTACGAAGATTTAGGACGGATGTACAACTTGTTGCGAAGAGTGTCAACTGGGCTCGCACTGATTAGAGATGTCATGACTTCTCATATTAGAGAAATTGGGAAGCAGCTTGTCACTGATCCAGAAAAGTTGAAGGATCCTGTAGACTTTGTGCAGAGGCTTTTGGATGAGAAGGATAAGCATGATAAGATCATTAGTTCAGCATTTAACAATGACAAAACATTCCAGAATGCTCTCAATTCCTCATTTGAGTTCTTCATTAATCTGAATCCACGATCACCAGAGTTCATCTCTTTGTTTGTGGATGACAAACTTCGGAAAGGGCTGAAAGGGGTTACTGAGGAGGATGTAGAGATCATATTAGACAAAGTGATGATGCTCTTCCGCTACCTTCAGGAGAAAGATGTGTTTGAGAAGTACTACAAGCAGCACTTGGCAAAGAGGCTACTCTCAGGGAAGACGGTATCTGATGACGCAGAAAGAAGTTTGATAGTTAAGCTTAAAACAGAATGCGGGTACCAGTTCACCTCAAAACTGGAAGGCATGTTTACTGATATGAAGACCTCACAGGATACAATGCAGGGTTTTCATGCTGCTGTGGGTGCTGATCTTGCAGAGGGTCCTTCACTTACTGTCCAGGTTCTTACTACTGGGTCCTGGCCTACACAATCTGTTAATACTTGCAATCTTCCTTCGGAAATCTTAGGTGTCTGTGATAGGTTCAAGACA
This window of the Solanum pennellii chromosome 2, SPENNV200 genome carries:
- the LOC107011441 gene encoding cullin-3A-like, which gives rise to MSAPKKKNFQIEAFKHRVVVDPKYAEKTWKILEHAIHEIYNHNASGLSFEELYRNAYNMVLHKFGEKLYAGLVSTMTAHLKEIAKHIESTQGGLFLEELNRIWAEHNKALQMIRDILMYMDRTFIPSTHKTPVHELGLNLWRDNVIHSSKIHKRLQDTLLELVQRERTGEVINRGLMRNVIQMLMDLGSSVYQEDFEKPFLDVSADFYRLESQQYIECCDCGDYLKKAEKRLMEEIERVSHYLDTKSEPKLTNVVEKQMIESHMHRLVHMENSGLVNMIVNDKYEDLGRMYNLLRRVSTGLALIRDVMTSHIREIGKQLVTDPEKLKDPVDFVQRLLDEKDKHDKIISSAFNNDKTFQNALNSSFEFFINLNPRSPEFISLFVDDKLRKGLKGVTEEDVEIILDKVMMLFRYLQEKDVFEKYYKQHLAKRLLSGKTVSDDAERSLIVKLKTECGYQFTSKLEGMFTDMKTSQDTMQGFHAAVGADLAEGPSLTVQVLTTGSWPTQSVNTCNLPSEILGVCDRFKTYYLGTHTGRRLSWQTNMGTADLKATFGKGQKHELNVSTYQMCILMLFNKSDRMSYKEIEQATEIPASDLKRCLQSLACVKGKNVLRKEPMSKDIAEDDTFYFNDKFSSKFYKVKIGTVVAQKESEPEKQETRQRVEEDRKPQIEAAIVRIMKSRRVLDHNNIVAEVTKQLQSRFLPNPVVIKKRIESLIEREFLERDKTDRKLYRYLA